The following proteins come from a genomic window of Pichia kudriavzevii chromosome 1, complete sequence:
- a CDS encoding uncharacterized protein (PKUD0A04050; similar to Saccharomyces cerevisiae YDR313C (PIB1); ancestral locus Anc_5.339), giving the protein MSNAVATESTPYVGNHGDPPRSESSMNGLVSGAVSEPGYQNLDDAITGASHWSSPVDEAGDVVTAIWEDDSQVTQCPTCKLKFNFFNRKHHCRKCGRIYCSACCGNYCTYIPGSTVVEPEEDGGNQRVTWALRHVEFRTCNVCFKEIKMLKEALGLTEAGNDSINENYNDNYNDGDGDGDGDSDGDGRGVSIIRNDGSYMRTEGNTNRELSPPERVSYDDTQTQECSSIVKTVIPCEDTIERSDSVEDINDRDRCPICGECLKDQEEAQREEHVRLCIQEQEFGSPQHHEGALKRHVNRMLISYIPKDADFAMVSVNEDNECVICLDEFHPGDKVARLECLCCFHYDCITDWTRKKGYCECPIHSLTVE; this is encoded by the coding sequence ATGTCCAATGCAGTTGCCACTGAGTCGACACCCTACGTCGGAAACCATGGAGATCCACCACGCTCAGAATCGTCCATGAACGGATTGGTCTCTGGTGCAGTGTCGGAGCCAGGGTACCAGAATTTGGATGACGCCATCACGGGGGCGAGCCATTGGTCTTCTCCAGTGGATGAAGCCGGCGATGTTGTAACGGCCATATGGGAGGACGATTCCCAAGTGACGCAGTGTCCAACGTGTAAGCTGAAGTTCAACTTTTTTAATCGCAAGCACCACTGTCGGAAATGTGGGAGAATCTATTGCAGTGCATGTTGTGGGAACTACTGTACTTATATACCAGGTAGCACTGTCGTTGAGCCCGAGGAAGATGGGGGCAACCAACGGGTCACGTGGGCGTTACGGCACGTTGAGTTCAGAACGTGCAATGTGTGTTTTAAAGAGATCAAGATGTTGAAGGAGGCGCTAGGTTTGACAGAAGCTGGGAATGACAGTATAAATGAAAACTACAACGATAACTACAACGACGGTGACGGTGACGGTGACGGTGATAGTGATGGCGATGGAAGGGGGGTCAGTATTATACGGAACGATGGGAGCTACATGCGTACTGAGGGCAACACGAACCGAGAGCTCAGTCCACCAGAGAGGGTCTCTTATGATGATACACAAACGCAGGAGTGTTCGAGTATAGTGAAGACAGTCATACCCTGCGAAGACACGATTGAGAGAAGTGACTCTGTCGAAGACATCAACGACCGAGACAGATGTCCGATCTGTGGAGAGTGTCTGAAGGATCAAGAGGAAGCCCAGCGTGAGGAACATGTGAGACTTTGCATACAAGAACAGGAGTTTGGGTCACCACAGCACCACGAGGGAGCTCTGAAACGACATGTCAACAGGATGCTTATCTCGTACATCCCCAAGGACGCAGACTTTGCGATGGTCTCCGTCAACGAGGACAACGAGTGTGTCATTTGTCTTGACGAGTTCCATCCGGGCGACAAGGTTGCCCGTCTCGAGTGTCTCTGCTGTTTCCACTACGACTGCATCACCGACTGGACCCGCAAGAAGGGCTACTGTGAGTGTCCCATTCATTCGCTCACTGTCGAGTGA